One Brassica oleracea var. oleracea cultivar TO1000 chromosome C7, BOL, whole genome shotgun sequence genomic window carries:
- the LOC106306445 gene encoding pentatricopeptide repeat-containing protein At5g02860 produces the protein MADKLALPLLLPSTPSSKPLFHDHHQLSRTPFLTSQLPSQPPPSPVEPLLHDVFLHQNPNSRRPITPQTPKTRNRTRIGKSRDPNLGKPWSYHGLSPHGQQILRSLIEPTFDSGQLDPLLSQLSESSSSELLALLKGLGFHKRFDLALSVFDWFMKQKDYQLDNSVVAVVISMLGKEGRVSSAANLFNGLIENGFSLDVYSYTSLISAFANSGRYRDAVMVFKKMEEEGCKPTLITYNVVLNVFGKMGTPWSKIMSLVEKMKSYGIAPDAYTYNTLITCCKRGSLHEEAARVFQEMKMAGFSHDKVTYNALLDVYGKSHRPKEAMKVLNEMELSGFTPSIVTYNSLISAYARDGMLDEAMELKNQMVGKGMKPDVFTYTTLLSGFERAGKVESAMSVFEEMRTAGCKPNICTFNAFIKMYGNRGRFAEMMKIFDEINVCGLSPDIVTWNTLLAVFGQNGMDSEVSGVFKEMKRAGFVPERETFNTLISAYSRCGSFEQAMTVYRRMLEAGVTPDLSTYNTVLAALARGGMWEQSEKVLAEMEDGRCKPNELTYCSLLHAYANGKEIGRMHFLAEEVYSGVIEPRAVLLKTLVLVCSKCDLLPEAERAFSELKERGFSPDITTLNSMVSIYGRRQMVAKANEVLDYMKEMGFTPSMATYNSLMYMHSRSAEFGKSEEILREIQAKAIKPDIISYNTVIYAYCRNTRMRDASRIFAEMRDSGIVPDVITYNTFIGSYAADSMFEEAIGVVRYMIKNGCRPNQNTYNSIVDGYCKLNRKVEAKLFAEDLKNLDPHAPKDEEQRLLERIVKKWPIR, from the coding sequence ATGGCGGACAAGCTAGCTCTCCCTCTTCTTCTCCCAAGCACACCTTCCTCAAAGCCCTTGTTTCACGACCACCACCAACTCTCCAGAACGCCCTTTCTCACCTCACAACTTCCATCACAACCTCCTCCTTCTCCGGTAGAGCCTCTCCTTCACGACGTCTTCCTCCACCAAAACCCTAATTCGAGAAGACCCATAACCCCACAAACTCCCAAAACCCGTAACCGAACTCGAATCGGCAAGTCACGAGACCCTAACCTCGGAAAGCCTTGGTCTTACCATGGCTTATCTCCTCATGGTCAGCAGATTCTCCGTTCCTTAATCGAACCCACTTTCGATTCCGGCCAATTAGACCCTCTTCTCTCTCAGTTATCCGAGTCGTCTTCCTCGGAGTTACTCGCTCTTCTCAAAGGATTAGGCTTCCATAAGAGATTCGATTTAGCTCTTAGCGTGTTTGATTGGTTTATGAAGCAAAAGGATTATCAATTAGATAACTCTGTTGTTGCTGTTGTTATCTCGATGTTGGGTAAAGAAGGAAGAGTCTCTTCCGCTGCGAACTTATTCAATGGGCTGATAGAAAACGGGTTCTCGCTTGATGTTTACTCGTACACTTCGTTGATATCTGCGTTTGCAAATAGCGGAAGGTATAGAGATGCTGTAATGGTGTTCAAGAAGATGGAAGAAGAAGGTTGTAAACCGACTTTGATTACTTACAATGTTGTTCTGAACGTGTTTGGGAAAATGGGCACTCCCTGGAGTAAGATTATGTCTCTTGTGGAGAAGATGAAGAGTTATGGGATTGCTCCTGATGCGTATACATACAACACGCTTATAACTTGCTGTAAACGAGGATCTTTGCATGAAGAAGCTGCTCGGGTTTTCCAAGAGATGAAGATGGCAGGGTTTAGTCATGATAAGGTTACTTACAACGCCCTGTTGGATGTTTATGGCAAGTCTCATCGGCCTAAAGAAGCTATGAAGGTTTTGAATGAGATGGAGCTTAGTGGGTTTACACCGAGCATTGTGACTTATAACTCGTTGATATCTGCGTATGCGCGTGATGGAATGTTGGATGAAGCTATGGAGCTTAAGAATCAGATGGTGGGAAAGGGAATGAAGCCTGATGTTTTCACTTACACCACGCTTTTGTCCGGATTCGAGAGAGCTGGGAAGGTTGAATCTGCTATGAGTGTTTTCGAAGAGATGAGAACCGCTGGGTGCAAACCGAATATTTGTACTTTTAATGCGTTCATAAAGATGTATGGTAACAGGGGGAGGTTTGCGGAGATGATGAAGATATTTGATGAGATCAACGTGTGTGGTCTTTCTCCGGACATTGTCACTTGGAATACACTGTTAGCAGTCTTTGGCCAAAACGGGATGGATTCTGAAGTTTCGGGTGTGTTCAAAGAGATGAAGAGAGCAGGTTTCGTACCTGAGAGAGAGACTTTCAATACGCTAATCAGTGCTTATAGCCGATGTGGCTCGTTTGAACAAGCTATGACTGTTTACAGGCGAATGCTTGAAGCTGGGGTCACTCCTGACCTCTCCACTTATAACACTGTGTTGGCTGCTTTGGCACGTGGAGGAATGTGGGAACAATCTGAGAAAGTTCTTGCAGAGATGGAGGATGGTCGGTGCAAGCCGAATGAGTTAACTTACTGCTCGCTACTTCATGCGTATGCAAACGGCAAGGAAATAGGTCGGATGCATTTCTTAGCAGAAGAAGTGTATTCTGGAGTTATCGAGCCTCGAGCTGTGCTTTTGAAGACACTAGTCTTGGTTTGTAGTAAGTGTGATCTCTTACCGGAAGCAGAACGTGCGTTCTCCGAGCTTAAAGAAAGAGGGTTTTCACCAGACATAACCACATTGAACTCCATGGTGTCCATATACGGAAGAAGGCAGATGGTGGCGAAGGCCAACGAAGTGTTAGATTACATGAAAGAGATGGGTTTCACACCAAGCATGGCGACGTACAATAGCCTCATGTATATGCATAGCAGGTCTGCAGAATTTGGGAAATCAGAGGAGATCTTGAGGGAAATACAAGCTAAAGCGATCAAACCAGATATCATATCGTACAACACAGTCATCTACGCATATTGTAGGAATACTCGGATGAGAGATGCTTCTAGAATCTTCGCAGAGATGAGAGATTCAGGGATTGTTCCTGATGTGATCACTTACAATACATTTATCGGTTCTTATGCGGCTGACTCAATGTTTGAGGAAGCCATTGGCGTCGTTAGGTACATGATCAAGAATGGGTGTAGACCAAACCAGAACACTTACAACTCCATTGTCGATGGTTACTGTAAGTTAAACAGGAAAGTTGAGGCAAAGCTGTTTGCTGAAGATCTGAAGAATCTTGATCCTCATGCTCCTAAAGATGAGGAACAAAGGTTGCTGGAACGCATAGTGAAGAAATGGCCAATAAGATAG
- the LOC106303969 gene encoding PXMP2/4 family protein 4-like, which yields MSGALFRNVAADTARLIRRNAAAEIKQLQSRPDFRAPQLLGRAKETGISLPSSPSGLCSSAKVGFVGWYLGMVKSRPVITKSVTSSIIYIAADLSSQIISKKSSESYDMLRTARMGGYGLLVLGPTLHYWFNFMSRLFPKQDLITTFKKMAMGQTIYGPIMTVVFFSLNATLQGESGSDIVARLKRDVIPAMFNGVMYWPICDFITFRFFPVHLQPLVSNSFSYLWTIYMTYMANREKPAVISAETP from the exons ATGAGCGGTGCATTATTCAGAAATGTCGCCGCCGACACCGCACGGCTGATACGGCGGAACGCGGCAGCGGAAATTAAGCAACTGCAATCCAGGCCTGATTTCCGCGCACCTCAGCTTCTCGGTAGAGCAAAGGAAACCGGAATCTCACTTCCGTCTTCTCCTTCCGGTCTCTGCTCATCTGCGAAGGTGGGATTCGTAGGATGGTATCTTGGTATGGTGAAATCACGACCTGTCATCACCAAAAGTGTCACTTCTTCCATTATTTACATTGCCGCCGATTTGTCTTCTCAG ATAATTTCGAAAAAATCTTCGGAGTCTTATGACATGTTGAGAACAGCAAGGATGGGAGGGTATGGTCTATTGGTCTTGGGTCCAACACTTCATTATTGGTTCAACTTCATGTCAAGACTCTTTCCAAAACAAGATTTGATCACCACGTTCAAGAAAATGGCCATGGGACAAACCA TCTACGGGCCTATCATGACCGTTGTTTTCTTCTCCTTAAACGCTACCCTACAGG GGGAAAGTGGTTCAGATATAGTTGCAAGATTGAAAAGGGACGTAATCCCTGCAATGTTTAACGGTGTCATGTATTGGCCTATTTGTGATTTTATAACATTCAGGTTCTTCCCCGTTCACTTACAG CCTCTTGTAAGCAACTCGTTTTCATATCTCTGGACAATCTACATGACGTACATGGCAAACCGCGAAAAACCAGCAGTGATTTCAGCTGAAACACCATAA